A portion of the Ascaphus truei isolate aAscTru1 chromosome 14, aAscTru1.hap1, whole genome shotgun sequence genome contains these proteins:
- the LOC142465723 gene encoding cdc42 effector protein 2-like: MLRAMGAGHTTFRGVSSVGRERDVEMSTKAPIYLKRGTRKGKLRDVLSSDMISPPLGDFRHTIHIGSGEGDIFGDVSFLQGKFHLLPRSHPGSTFPQASALPTHPEVLSPVLKNAISLPAIGGPQALSLPQAPPKPPRLHLEEKSNAPVGQGGAAWLQEVATGNGVMAEEREERILAQAGSLLSLHLDLGPSIMDDVLQIMDRD, encoded by the exons ATGCTGC gtgcCATGGGAGCCGGACACACGACATTTAGGGGTGTGAGTtccgtggggagggagagagacgtagAGATGTCAACCAAAGCCCCCATCTACCTGAAGAGGGGCACTCGGAAGGGCAAGCTGAGAGACGTCCTGTCCTCTGACATGATAAGCCCCCCACTTGGAGATTTCAGACACACCATTCACATCGGCAGTGGGGAGGGCGATATTTTCGGCGACGTGTCCTTCCTGCAGGGCAAGTTCCACCTCCTGCCTCGGTCCCACCCCGGATCCACCTTCCCTCAAGCGTCTGCGCTCCCGACCCACCCGGAGGTCCTGTCCCCCGTGCTAAAGAATGCCATCTCGCTCCCTGCCATCGGGGGGCCGcaggcgctctccctcccgcagGCTCCACCGAAACCCCCCCGGCTTCACCTCGAGGAGAAGAGCAACGCCCCCgtcgggcaggggggcgcagcctgGCTGCAGGAAGTGGCCACGGGGAATGGCGTCATGGCGGAGGAGAGGGAAGAGCGGATACTCGCCCAAGCtgggtccctcctctctctccacctagATCTGGGGCCCTCCATCATGGATGACGTGTTGCAGATAATGGACAGAGACTAA